A stretch of the Porifericola rhodea genome encodes the following:
- the ybeY gene encoding rRNA maturation RNase YbeY, whose translation MVNFFTEDIEFNLSSLPLNISEWITITTNQANLKVDNLNFVFCSDAYLLEINKSYLHHDYYTDIITFDNSESSALEGDIFISIERVRENAQLQQTTFKRELLRVIIHGVLHLIGYDDKDDNSKITMRMMEDKYLDLYFRDFQ comes from the coding sequence TTGGTCAATTTTTTTACTGAAGACATAGAATTCAACCTTTCCTCACTACCTCTAAATATTTCTGAGTGGATTACTATTACCACTAATCAAGCAAATCTTAAAGTTGACAACCTCAACTTTGTTTTTTGCTCTGATGCTTATCTATTAGAAATTAACAAATCCTACCTACACCACGATTACTACACTGACATTATAACTTTTGATAACAGCGAATCTTCTGCTTTAGAAGGCGATATATTTATCAGTATTGAACGAGTTCGGGAAAATGCTCAGCTTCAACAAACTACTTTTAAGCGCGAGTTGTTAAGGGTTATTATTCATGGCGTTCTTCATCTCATTGGTTATGATGATAAAGATGATAATTCTAAAATTACCATGAGGATGATGGAAGACAAATACTTAGATTTGTACTTCCGGGATTTTCAATAA
- a CDS encoding ATP-binding protein, translating to MNSINIEIPSLSENIRMIESFIDNAKERFNLNDDIYGNIMIAVTESVHNAIRHGNGGDAKKNVQLSLVLLDDAIRFTIKDEGEGFDYDNLPDPTSPENLETPGGRGIFLMKHLCDEVNFLNNGQVVELIFYIN from the coding sequence ATGAACTCTATAAACATTGAAATCCCCTCTTTATCGGAGAACATCAGAATGATTGAGAGCTTTATTGATAATGCAAAAGAGCGTTTTAATCTTAATGATGACATTTATGGTAACATTATGATTGCTGTTACAGAATCTGTTCATAATGCTATACGACACGGTAATGGAGGGGATGCAAAGAAGAATGTCCAACTTTCTTTAGTGCTTTTAGATGATGCTATTCGTTTTACTATCAAGGATGAGGGAGAAGGCTTTGATTATGACAATCTTCCTGATCCTACCTCACCAGAAAATTTAGAAACACCAGGCGGTAGAGGAATTTTTCTTATGAAACATTTATGTGACGAGGTAAACTTTTTAAATAATGGTCAGGTAGTAGAACTCATCTTTTACATTAATTAG